In Mycobacterium tuberculosis H37Rv, a single window of DNA contains:
- the moxR3 gene encoding methanol dehydrogenase transcriptional regulator MoxR yields MIMPAATTTAHCEAVLDEIERVVVGKRSALTLILTAVLARGHVLIEDLPGLGKTLIARSFAAALGLDFTRVQFTPDLLPADLLGSTIYDMQSGRFEFRAGPIFTNLLLADEINRTPPKTQAALLEAMAEGQVSIDGQTHKLAMPFIVLATDNPIEYEGTYPLPEAQLDRFAIRLELRYLSERDETSMLRRRLERGSADPTVNQVVDCHDLLAMRESVEQVTVHEDVLHYVVSLANATRHHPQVAVGASPRAELDLVQLSRARALLLGRDYVIPEDVKELATAAVAHRITLRPEMWVRKIAGADVVSELLRRLPVPRISGT; encoded by the coding sequence ATGATTATGCCGGCCGCGACGACCACCGCCCACTGCGAGGCGGTGCTCGACGAAATCGAACGTGTGGTGGTGGGGAAGCGCTCTGCACTGACACTCATCCTCACCGCCGTGCTCGCCCGTGGCCACGTGCTCATCGAAGATCTCCCCGGCCTCGGCAAGACGCTGATCGCGCGATCCTTCGCCGCCGCGTTGGGGCTCGATTTCACCCGAGTGCAATTCACGCCTGATTTGCTGCCGGCCGATCTGCTCGGCTCGACCATCTATGACATGCAGTCCGGTCGTTTCGAATTCCGGGCCGGGCCTATTTTCACCAACCTGTTGCTCGCCGACGAGATCAACCGGACGCCGCCGAAGACGCAAGCGGCACTGTTGGAGGCAATGGCCGAGGGCCAGGTGAGCATCGATGGCCAAACCCATAAACTGGCAATGCCATTCATCGTTCTGGCGACCGACAATCCGATCGAATACGAGGGCACATATCCACTGCCGGAGGCGCAACTGGATCGGTTCGCGATCCGGTTGGAACTGCGCTACCTCTCCGAGCGAGACGAGACCTCGATGCTGCGCCGTCGCCTGGAACGCGGTTCTGCGGATCCGACGGTGAATCAGGTGGTGGACTGCCACGATCTGTTGGCCATGCGTGAATCGGTCGAGCAGGTCACCGTGCACGAGGACGTCTTGCACTATGTGGTGTCGTTGGCCAACGCTACCCGGCACCATCCGCAGGTGGCCGTCGGCGCCAGCCCGCGAGCCGAACTCGACCTGGTCCAGCTCTCCCGTGCCCGCGCTCTGTTGCTCGGCCGGGACTACGTCATACCCGAAGATGTCAAGGAACTTGCGACCGCGGCCGTCGCGCATCGGATCACATTGCGCCCGGAGATGTGGGTGCGCAAGATTGCGGGCGCTGATGTGGTCTCAGAGCTGTTGCGGCGTCTGCCTGTTCCCCGAATTAGTGGAACGTAG
- a CDS encoding TetR family transcriptional regulator, translated as MKADLPSLDKAPGAGRPRDPRIDSAILSATAELLVQIGYSNLSLAAVAERAGTTKSALYRRWSSKAELVHEAAFPAAPTALQAAAGDIAADIRMMIAATRDVFTTPVVRAALPGLVADMTADAELNARVLARFADLFAAVRMRLREAVDRGEAHPDVDPDRLIELIGGATMLRMLLYPDDMLDDAWVDQTTAIVVRGVHRAAPGGSVV; from the coding sequence ATGAAAGCAGACCTGCCCTCCCTTGACAAGGCCCCCGGCGCCGGGCGGCCGCGTGATCCGCGCATCGACTCGGCGATCCTGTCGGCGACGGCGGAACTGCTTGTGCAGATCGGGTATTCGAACCTCAGCTTGGCCGCGGTCGCCGAACGCGCCGGCACCACCAAATCGGCGTTGTACCGGCGGTGGTCGAGCAAGGCCGAACTAGTGCACGAGGCCGCGTTTCCCGCCGCGCCCACCGCGCTGCAGGCTGCGGCCGGTGATATCGCCGCCGACATCCGAATGATGATCGCGGCCACCCGCGATGTGTTCACCACCCCGGTGGTGCGGGCCGCGTTACCCGGTCTGGTAGCCGATATGACCGCAGACGCTGAACTCAACGCCCGGGTGCTGGCGCGTTTTGCCGACTTATTCGCCGCGGTGCGCATGCGCCTGCGCGAGGCCGTCGACCGCGGCGAGGCGCATCCCGACGTGGACCCGGACCGGTTGATCGAGCTGATCGGGGGCGCCACCATGCTGCGGATGCTGCTGTACCCGGACGACATGCTGGACGACGCGTGGGTGGACCAAACCACCGCGATCGTCGTGCGAGGGGTCCACCGCGCCGCTCCTGGCGGCAGTGTCGTCTGA